Proteins encoded by one window of Drosophila melanogaster chromosome X:
- the Ubr1 gene encoding Ubr1 ubiquitin ligase, isoform B, whose translation MDRYDMEDVVVAPPAECSSPLKEWRLKRQAGTLDRSDIIEFLKRESPKYFDYQTSATVKDTNVITLKCMFKESLAKEEIIDVVVEFMLGDNPSSALEKLRLEGNTATVCGKVFKNGEPTYSCRECGVDPTCVLCVNCFKRSAHRFHKYKMSTSGGGGCCDCGDDEAWKKDQYCELHLANRKNPLESKILTDAVLERVEICFGAILAFCVSYLEIEPNASLQCLDGNVEGGQVDGAQYCTVLYNDESHTFDQVIQTLTKIAKCRAKDAMEIVAAIDREGRAVVKCDTFEECNKLKVSIENQMILPTSLVSTARNNQSLRTSVLHIGAVACQQFALQLLGWFQEFLVRHYLFRKTFSELVQRKQETFCIRHILEYDVKLWKTARTCWHRLLISGMLMEYDNKMILAQEFSRRYATIVEDFISDDHDHAFSIVSLSVQLFTVPSIAHHLIAHEGIFDKLLHTFYHVAIEKFIRNKTLHFSKNIASLTFFKRANYILYDLRYLLSLKPDVLSNDLRNGFLEGCRALMRVLNVMQGMESMTRQTGQHMDYEPEWECAFNLHIKLATTISQVIDWASGDVKLLRKLYKMTMRALVSNSFIVGGEKVMQPKKVADHVANCLVYDISVQPVSIHLPLSRFFAGIYLHLGAHDLTYDGLQTETEALSIKLTPREIIEPVLCTQAMIAQVGAGLWRRNGYTLLHQLYFYRNVRCRVEMLDRDIACLQIGASLMESNEFLIHVLNRFNTIPWLQENYWSLLSGNEMNDDIIREASIFDEFLELLIVIIGERWMPGVSMVTEEDRLRKEIIQLLCIKPYSHSELSRALPDGNSGNSDNVFEEVINTVAVFKKPVGADSKGVYELKEHLLKEFNMYFYHYTKEDKSKAEELQRERRKAKKQLVCCPPPMLPKLTPAFTPMANILQCPVFLNICSLIMERALNAYSRSFTESHLQKVLHLLGYAIQEELSEHYPFLSFYERSQEYGILEKLEELARCPRLEAHYDFVLWTIERFKQLQAKQAPSDGRAGPSCSQQGTGGKLSLSAEEQAREERENRARLAAERRAHIMAQMQKAQKSFISSNAEMFADTENETRKESASTGPMDWEDIPPEEEQGAVALESKVACLGPDRKFYHGTDDTFKCILCFENCAISRGGRQLVSSAFVQTSRVIFTTPNLRNSQSALHISCCGHVMHYSCWLEYFTNEEFKELRRPHRNRAALAQAANVEFQCPYCRTLSNAIIPVTETLPAFSAPPSPNESYLPLDSFVEIMSTLAIELGNVKDHELTTLPSVSNILRLSGVVGGLAQFERSVQLIKNPPRLHADYIEGIEFLKKALLNTMKIQQSHLKDHPAIESIEMVPILWDSCSYTLQALEIYLYAVEKPLKAELSMRHQSCARNLVRACSRSSALEWETDLPLLPPMRSQAEFSSRLLDTIFNQNDTSVLEWDCFRVLVPFQFGVLNLMVPEKGYKTIIPSGSMFDFYIMQTMFLAQLTKAVLCFDVEKEKAKRAEKAPNSELTQLDYIEQLPSRIRDNMIDFYRRYNIPARVLQKTKQKQLVEEESEENQGHGQTVVIPCESHHLALLLEYVQRQMSSFLRCSCLFYRFLTDVDFPDTFPTDQPDRFDLMCQYLGLDPMLGVYFDMETVYATMMHSFASHPHIDREVEQRCQPDARRSLQVEPCLRPLPRLKVLCDDFSDLINSVSDIFCPNNEREEMKTPTMCLICGLILCGQSYCCQPELGKVSVGACTHHAHACGAEVGIFLRIRDCQVVYLGRGKGCFVPPPYLDEYGETDMGLRRGNPLRLSQAAYRKIYLQWLGHGLHGEIARLNDNANVAAAAQWHHM comes from the exons ATGGATCGCTACGACATGGAGGACGTCGTTGTGGCGCCCCCTGCCGAGTGCAGTTCGCCGCTCAAGGAGTGGCGCCTCAAGCGCCAGGCGGGCACACTAGACCGCTCCGATATCATCGAGTTCTTAAAGCGCGAGTCTCCCAAGTATTTTGATTACCAGACTAGCGCTACAGTTAAAG ATACCAATGTGATTACTC TAAAGTGCATGTTTAAGGAGTCGCTGGCCAAGGAGGAGATCATCGATGTCGTTGTGGAGTTTATGCTGGGCGACAATCCTTCCTCCGCACTGGAGAAGCTCCGACTGGAGGGCAACACGGCCACCGTCTGTGGCAAGGTCTTTAAGAACGGGGAGCCCACCTACAGCTGCCGCGAGTGCGGCGTCGATCCCACCTGCGTGCTTTGCGTCAACTGTTTCAAGCGCTCGGCGCATCGCTTTCACAAGTACAAGATGTCCACTtccggcggcggcggctgctgtGACTGCGGAGACGACGAGGCCTGGAAGAAGGATCAGTACTGCGAGCTGCATCTG GCAAATCGCAAGAATCCGCTGGAGAGCAAGATCCTGACCGACGCAGTACTTGAGCGGGTTGAGATCTGCTTTGGGGCAATCCTCGCCTTCTGCGTGAGTTATCTGGAAATCGAGCCAAACGCCAGTCTACAGTGCCTGGATGGAAACGTGGAAGGCGGCCAAGTGGACGGAGCGCAGTATTGCACTGTGCTCTACAACGACGAGTCGCACACGTTCGACCAAGTCATTCAGACGCTGACCAAAATTGCCAAGTGTCGGGCAAAGGACGCCATGGAAATCGTGGCGGCAATTGATCGCGAGGGACGAGCGGTGGTCAAATGCGATACATTTGAG GAGTGCAACAAACTAAAGGTATCCATCGAGAACCAAATGATTCTGCCGACCTCCCTGGTGTCGACGGCACGCAACAATCAGTCACTCAGGACATCGGTGCTGCACATCGGGGCCGTGGCCTGTCAGCAGTTTGCCCTGCAGCTTCTCGGCTGGTTCCAGGAGTTCCTGGTGCGACACTACCTCTTCCGGAAGACGTTCTCCGAGTTGGTGCAGCGCAAGCAGGAGACATTCTGCATCCGGCACATCCTTGAGTACGACGTGAAGCTTTGGAAGACGGCGCGCACCTGCTGGCACCGCCTCCTGATCTCTGGTATGCTTATGGAGTACGACAACAAAATGATCCTAGCCCAGGAGTTTTCGCGACGCTACGCCACTATTGTGGAGGACTTTATCAGCGATGATCATGATCACGCCTTTTCGATTGTGTCGCTCAGTGTCCAGCTGTTCACGGTGCCCAGCATAGCCCATCATCTGATCGCTCATGAGGGCATCTTTGACAAGCTGCTGCACACGTTCTACCACGTTGCCATCGAGAAGTTCATTCGTAACAAGACGCTGCACTTTAGCAAGAACATCGCCAGCCTCACCTTCTTCAAGCGGGCTAACTACATCCTCTACGATCTGCGATACCTGCTCAGCCTAAAGCCGGATGTGCTGAGCAATGATTTACGAAACGGTTTCCTAGAAG GCTGCCGGGCTTTGATGCGCGTTCTAAACGTGATGCAGGGCATGGAGTCGATGACCAGACAGACGGGCCAACATATGGACTACGAGCCAGAGTGGGAGTGCGCCTTCAACCTGCACATCAAGCTGGCCACGACCATCTCGCAGGTGATTGATTGGGCGTCCGGCGATGTGAAGCTGCTGCGTAAGCTCTACAAGATGACAATGCGGGCGCTGGTGAGCAACAGCTTTATTGTGGGTGGCGAGAAGGTCATGCAGCCGAAAAAAGTGGCGGACCATGTAGCCAACTGTCTAGTTTACGACATATCAGTGCAGCCGGTATCCATCCACTTGCCTTTGTCGCGTTTCTTCGCCGGAATCTATCTGCACTTGGGTGCCCACGATTTAACGTACGACGGGCTGCAGACGGAAACAGAAGCGTTGAGCATTAAGCTAACGCCCAGGGAGATTATAGAACCGGTTTTGTGCACCCAAGCAATGATCGCCCAGGTGGGCGCAGGACTGTGGCGCCGCAATGGTTACACCCTGCTGCATCAGCTCTACTTCTACCGAAATGTACGTTGCCGCGTGGAGATGCTGGACAGGGACATAGCCTGCCTGCAGATAGGCGCCTCCCTAATGGAGAGCAACGAGTTCCTGATCCATGTGTTGAATAGGTTCAACACGATCCCCTGGTTACAGGAAAACTACTGGTCCCTATTGTCGGGTAATGAAATGAACGATGATATCATTCGAGAGGCGTCAATCTTTGACGAGTTCCTGGAACTTCTGATCGTGATCATTGGAGAACGTTGGATGCCTGGCGTTTCGATGGTGACCGAAGAGGATCGCCTGCGCAAGGAGATCATCCAGCTGTTGTGTATCAAGCCATACTCACACTCGGAGTTGAGTCGCGCCTTGCCAGATGGCAATAGCGGAAATAGCGACAACGTTTTCGAGGAAGTTATCAACACGGTTGCCGTGTTCAAGAAACCCGTTGGAGCCGACAGCAAGGGGGTGTACGAACTAAAGGAACATTTGCTTAAGGAGTTCAACATGTACTTCTATCACTACACCAAAGAGGACAAGTCCAAGGCCGAGGAACTGCAACGGGAGCGCCGAAAGGCCAAGAAGCAGCTTGTCTGCTGCCCGCCACCAATGTTGCCAAAACTAACACCAGCCTTCAC ACCCATGGCCAACATCCTGCAGTGCCCTGTGTTCCTCAACATCTGCAGCTTGATTATGGAAAGGGCTTTAAATGCTTACAGTCGCAGCTTTACCGAATCGCATCTTCAAAAG GTCCTTCACCTGCTGGGTTATGCCATTCAGGAGGAGCTTAGCGAGCACTATCCCTTCTTGAGCTTCTACGAGCGTTCCCAGGAGTACGGAATTCTGGAGAAGTTGGAAGAGCTCGCTCGCTGCCCGAGG TTGGAGGCTCATTATGACTTTGTGCTGTGGACCATCGAGCGCTTCAAGCAGCTGCAGGCCAAGCAGGCTCCCAGTGATGGTAGAGCAGGACCCAGTTGCTCTCAGCAAGGAACCGGAGGGAAATTGTCACTCAGCGCTGAGGAGCAAGCGCGAGAGGAGAGGGAGAATCGTGCTCGTCTAGCCGCCGAGCGTCGAGCCCACATTATGGCCCAGATGCAGAAAGCCCAAAAGTCGTTCATAAGCAGCAATGCAGAAATGTTTGCGGACACCGAAAACGAAACACGCAAGGAGTCAGCATCCACGGGTCCAATGGATTGGGAGGATATTCCCCCCGAGGAAGAACAGGGAGCAGTGGCCCTTGAGTCGAAGGTAGCCTGCTTGGGGCCGGACCGCAAGTTTTATCACGGCACCGATGATACCTTTAAATGCATCCTCTGCTTCGAGAACTGTGCCATTAGCCGTGGGGGCCGGCAATTGGTTAGCTCTGCCTTTGTCCAAACCTCGCGTGTGATCTTCACTACGCCCAATTTGCGTAATAGTCAGAGCGCACTGCACATTAGTTGCTGCGGTCATGTGATGCACTACAGCTGCTGGCTGGAGTACTTCACCAACGAGGAGTTCAAGGAGCTGCGTCGTCCGCACCGCAATCGTGCGGCCCTAGCCCAGGCCGCCAACGTGGAGTTCCAATGTCCGTATTGCCGAACCCTAAGTAACGCTATAATACCGGTAACCGAAACGCTGCCCGCTTTTTCGGCGCCTCCTTCACCGAACGAAAGCTATTTACCATTGGACAGTTTCGTGGAGATCATGAGCACACTGGCCATCGAACTGGGTAACGTGAAGGACCACGAATTGACAACACTTCCAAGTGTGTCCAACATTTTGCGCTTGTCCGGCGTGGTCGGTGGCTTGGCTCAATTCGAGCGGAGCGTGCAGCTCATCAAGAATCCTCCTAGACTGCATGCTGACTACATCGAAGGAATTGAATTCCTTAAAAAAGCCCTGCTAAATACCATGAAGATTCAGCAGTCACATCTAAAGGACCATCCAGCCATCGAAAGTATCGAAATGGTACCCATACTGTGGGACAGCTGCAGCTACACGCTGCAGGCACTGGAGATCTATTTGTACGCGGTCGAGAAGCCATTGAAGGCCGAGCTGTCAATGCGCCACCAGAGCTGTGCCAGGAACTTGGTGAGGGCTTGCTCACGCAGTTCGGCCTTGGAATGGGAAACTGATCTTCCATTGCTTCCGCCGATGCGTTCCCAGGCGGAGTTTTCCTCTAGACTGCTGGATACAATCTTCAATCAAAATGACACCAGTGTGCTCGAGTGGGACTGCTTCCGCGTGCTAGTGCCGTTCCAGTTTGGAGTGCTCAATCTGATGGTACCCGAGAAGG GATATAAAACAATCATACCCAGCGGCAGCATGTTCGACTTTTACATCATGCAGACTATGTTCCTGGCCCAGCTGACCAAGGCGGTCCTCTGCTTTGACGTGGAGAAGGAGAAGGCCAAACGAGCGGAGAAGGCGCCCAATTCTGAACTTACACAGTTGGATTACATAGAGCAGCTACCGTCACGGATTCGGGACAACATGATCGACTTTTATCGTCGCTACAATATCCCAGCGAGAGTGCTGCAGAAGACTAAACAGAAACAGCTGGTGGAGGAAGAATCGGAAGAGAATCAGGGTCATGGGCAAACAGTGGTGATACCCTGTGAATCGCATCATTTGGCCCTTCTTCTCGAGTACGTGCAGCGACAGATGAGCTCGTTCCTGCGCTGCTCCTGTCTCTTCTATCGCTTTCTCACCGATGTGGATTTCCCAGACACATTTCCCACAGATCAACCGGATCGCTTTGATCTGATGTGCCAGTACTTGGGCCTGGACCCCATGCTGGGTGTCTACTTTGACATGGAGACGGTATACGCCACCATGATGCACTCGTTTGCCTCGCATCCTCACATTGACCGTGAAGTGGAACAGCGTTGTCAGCCTGACGCCCGTCGTTCCCTTCAGGTGGAACCTTGCCTGCGCCCGCTGCCCCGCTTGAAGGTACTGTGTGATGACTTCAGCGATTTGATCAACAGCGTCTCGGACATCTTCTGTCCGAACAACGAGCGCGAAGAGATGAAGACACCAACGATGTGTCTGATATGCGGCTTAATCCTGTGCGGTCAGTCGTACTGCTGCCAGCCAGAGCTGGGCAAGGTCTCGGTGGGCGCATGCACTCATCACGCTCACGCTTGTGGCGCCGAAGTGGGCATCTTTCTGCGCATTCGCGACTGCCAGGTGGTGTACCTGGGCCGTGGCAAGGGGTGCTTCGTCCCGCCGCCATATTTGGACGAGTACGGCGAGACGGATATGGGTCTGAGGCGCGGTAATCCGCTGAGACTGTCCCAGGCGGCTTACAGAAAGATCTACCTGCAGTGGCTGGGGCATGGGCTGCACGGCGAGATCGCCCGTCTGAACGACAACGCCAATGTGGCAGCGGCGGCGCAGTGGCATCACATGTAG